The window TTTCTCCCGCCATATCTGCGACCAATGCTTTCTCTGCAGGAGAAGCCAGGACAACCCCTATGGACTCCAGGACCCAAAGTACAACCAATAATTTCATACTGTGAACACCGGGGAAACATAAAGAAACTATACCTGAAGCAATCAGTCCTATAACCAAGGGCATGATCCTGCCAAATTTATCACTGACCTTGCCCAGCTTTCCAGGTAAAAACCCATATACTACAGCTGCGGGCACAAAAGCGGCCGCCAATTCACCCACATCAGTGGTAAACTTCTCCTGAAGATAAATCATCAGCAGAGGGCTCACCATGGATATTGATATTGCACTGAAAAATACTACTAATAATAATTTTACAAATCCATGGTTCCATTCACTGCTGCCGCAATCAGCCGGTTCATGTCCGAAGGATTTTGTCTCCGGTATATGCCTGTATGCTATATAGCCTGCTGCAATGGACAATACTGCATATCCCTTAAATAAAATACTCCAACCGCTCATAAGAGTGAAATTGCCCATTAATGTAAAGCCTATCAAGGCACCATAAAACGATCCCTTACTGCTTGCACCATCAACTTGCCCAATAGCCGCTCCTTTTTTTTCATCCTCTGCGGTATCTATAGCAATGGAATATGCTGAAATCCACATGAACGAAGCACCTATTGCCTGGACAAACCGGCTCATATACAACATGAGAATATTGGTTGAATATGAGAACAACAACATGGACAGCCCATAAAAGAAAAACGCTGCAACGAAAAAAACTTTTCTGCCGTATTTATCAGTACCTTTCCCGATCACTGGCCTTAACAGCAAAGTTACAAGGCTGAATATTGAAAACAGCCCTCCAATAGATAATGCATCTCCACCAATTTTTTTACTATAAATCGGCAATACAAATGACATTAAACCAAAAGCAAAGGATCCTAACATTACCACTGTTTTTAACTGATGTCTGCTTTTTGATAATTTTTCAATATTACTCCCCATACCATTCACCATTTCTTCCAGCTCTTCCCAATGGGAAAGCAGGGTTTATTCATAATCAACCTGCACCAGACTTCAATTTTTATATCCTTACCTTTTTAATTGCATGCATCAACCATATGTACCGTTTTAAATTTAATTCAACTCTTGATATACCTTAATCCAGTGCCGGATACGAATTAACGTTAGACAGAGCATTGTCAACCGCCTTTTTAATCACAATGCTTGAATTGGTGGCCCCGGAAACTGCATCCACATCAATCTTTTGTTTGGCCACGATCTCGTTTACAATGCCCTCCGCAGATTTGCCTCTTTCATTGTGATGCTCTAACAAGGTTATGTTGGTAATCATGCCATTTTCTACAGCAACCTCTACTTTTGCAGAAATAAATCCGGCATCATAATCGCCAATATACGTACCATCCGGCACATCGGAGGCATTGACATTAACATAAGTAATATTGGCAATCATATCTTTGTATCTTTGAACCGAAAGAAGATAGTCTGCCAGAAAACCTACGCCAGCCATGATAGCTAGCAGGATCGTTACAATAATTATTTTCTTCCCCAAGATATCACCTCCTGAATAATTGTAATTTTTCCTCGTTTGGGGCGGGCTCCCCGCGATGGTGAACGTGTTATTGAAACTTCTCAATTAAATCATCAATAAAAACATCCCGCTGTACCTTGTCATTAAGATCAATCCCCAGTGTCAGGCGCAGGATATCCTTACGCAAAAATGCTACCTGCATGACAGCAGTAATCATAAATGAATTGATCTTATGAAAGTTTTGCATATTCCCGCCGGACAGCCGGCTGCCAAAACCGTAAACAGTACCCATGGTGTTATCCCTTTCCTCAGGCTGCTTTAAATCCCCCAAAATAGAGACTTTTGATATTTCCGGATTATCCATTAAAAAATCCATCACCTGTTTGGCAACCCGCTTGGTGGCTGCAACACAGTCCTCTTCTTCCGTATAGTTTGGGCGAAAAGCACCAATCACCCCGCTGATGATTCCCTGCACACATTCCTCAATCAACTTTTCCTTTGTACCAAAATAGTGATTGATCAGTCCTAAACCTACATTTGATTTTTCAGCAATTTTCCGGATGGTGATGTTTTCTGTCAGACCATTGGATTCCTGAATCAGCTCTATGGTTTGCTCTACGATTCTTTCTTTGGTTTTCTCCGATTTCATTAAGATTCTCCTATCACAGCTTTTACCTCAAAAATAATAGCCATTTTTCTGTTTCCTTAGAATTTGGATTTTCCGTAAGTGCAGAGGGTTCTTGTACCCGCAATCGCACCTTCGGTTTTTTCAATAATGACCAAGTCAGTTATATTCCCTAAATGCCCGAAAGCAATCAGCAGCGAATTCACTGCACTTTTTCAAATTCCATTGGAGCAACTCATTAGCCGTAAACTTTTCATTGTCCTGCGATGAGTCATAATTATTCCCCTTTTGTAATTGAACAACGTTCAATTATAGAATAGATTGCCTTATTCTTTTTGTCAAGTATTATATTATTTATTCAAACAAAAATCTTTGCCCGCAATTGAACTGATGTAAACCTACCACTATATTAATATTGGGGAAATATCCTCTCCTCCTTGTCCGAAATATAAAAAATATATATTGGTGCTGAAAGGTCACCTTAACAACTGCACCATTTGATCAATATTAATAAGCTAAGAGTCATGAATATTTTTTCAGAATGCATTCCATATAATAATTCCGGCAGAGGTATTTCAGCTGTGATTACGGAACAACGGAGGTACATCCCTTACTTGTATAATGAATGCAGCGCTACTGCTTTACATAGAAGTCGAAAACATAAAGTCCAGAGAATGGAAGTGCTTTTCTGTATATGCCTCAGACAAAATCGCATTAGACAGGCGGGAATTGACGAATGCCAATTCCCGCCTGCTCTTGCCGTTAAAATTATCCTCCCATATCCGCGATCCTGAAAAACATCAGGTGTCCGGCACTGCCGGTAACACCAGGGCTTTCCGCCAGTGTCACAGTCTCAACAGCTCCGTTTACAACCTGTACGGTGTCCCCAGCCGCTAATGTTCCAACTGTAGTATTGGTCCCATACGTGACAGCAGCATTTGTAGCTACCGTCTGCTCTGGTATATTTGCATTTGCATATGCTTGCGTAATCAGAGTCAGCCCGATGGGGCCGGTGTCACCAGCAAGCCCGGCGGGGCCGGTAGGGGCGCACATATAAGGAAAATGGGAAACGCTTTATTCTATGTCCCGAATAGAAACTCTCAAAATAAAACATGTTCCGCCACCTTTACACAGTATACAGCCCTATTGGACAAGCAGAGCGGTATTTCTGTATCTGAACAGCAGAACATCGGGCCATGTTGGGCCCGATGTATAAAGAAGGGACTGTGAATCCTTATGGGACTTGACCTAAAAACCAAGCCTTTTTCTAGACTTTTCCGAGCTTGACCCTTCAAAGACTGGCCGTTCCAAGTAAAAAATGATAATGGAATGCGGACTACGGAGGAAGACGTTCAGGATAATGGCATTAGGGCCTTCAGCTCTCATTAAGAACAGAAGGCCCCAGGAATGCCAAAATGATGAAACTATCTAAAATTACACTTCAAGATAAATAATGCTCAGATTTGCGGTTGCAAGAAGTTCGAAAAAGAAAATTTCGTTGCCCGTCACGTTGTTGAGTGTAATGACAGCCGGCGTGGTTGTGATGCTAAGAAAATCTGAACCGGATATTTGCTCACTGTTAATGATCGAAGAAGAGTTTGAGTGAACCACCCCGTTTACCTGTAAAGCAAGTGAGAATGTGATTGCTATAGGGGAACCGCCTACCGCTGCCCACCAATTAACGTAATAGCTACCCGGTTGTTGCAATATGAGCTCTCCTGTACTAGCATTGAAATTAATATAAGTGCCATTGCTGTCAATTAACTGGTTAAACGGAATGAGGTCGCCGTCATTAATCGTTTCCGTCGAGGTAATGATATATTGCACTTGAATACCTGACAGTTGGGCAGGTTGACCCGGTGGGCCTGTCGGACCGGTCACTCCATCTGCTCCCGTTAGGCCGGTGTCACCGGTAGGTCCGGTTGGCCCAGTTGGGCCAGTGTCTCCAGTTAGCCCAATAGGGCCAGTTGGCCCAGTATCTCCAGTAGGTCCGGTTGGCCCAGTTGGGCCAGTATCTCCAGTAAGTCCGATGGGACCGGTTGGGCCAGTATCTCCAGTAAGTCCGATGGGACCGGTTGGCCCAGTGTCTCCGGCAGGTCCGGTTGGCCCAGTTGGGCCAGTATCTCCGATAGGTCCAGTGTCTCCAGTAAGTCCGATGGGGCCAGTTGGCCCAGTATCGCCAATAGGTCCGGTTGGCCCAGTTGGGCCAATATCTCCGATAGGTCCAGTAGGTCCTGTATCTCCAGTTAGTCCGCTGGGGCCGGTTGGGCCTGTAGGTCCAGTAGGCCCAGTTTCTCCAGTAAGTCCGATAGGGCCAGTAGGTCCTGTATCTCCAGTAGGTCCGGTGGGGCCAGTATCTCCAGTAAGCCCTATGGGGCCTGTTGGGCCAGTGTCACCGATAGGTCCGGTGGGACCAGTAACGCCAGTAGGTCCGGTGGGACCGGTTGGGCCAGTATCTCCAGTAGATCCGGTGGGCCCAATTGGGCCAGTATCTCCAGTAGGTCCGGTGGGCCCAATTGGGCCAGTATCTCCAGTAAGTCCAATAGGACCGGTTGGACCAGGGTCGCCAGTAAGTCCGATGGGGCCAGTGGGGCCAATTGGACCAGGGTCGCCAGTAAGCCCTATAGGGCCTGTTAAGCCTGTTGGGCCAGTGGGACCGGTTGGACCAGTGTCACCGGTAAGTCCTATGGGGCCAGTTGCTCCGGTAAGACCAATGGGACCAGTCGGGCCGGTGGGGCCAGTTGCTCCAATAGGTCCAGGACCAGTTGGCCCTGTTGGTCCCTGCGGCCCAGTCGGTCCAGTTGGGCCAGTTGGTCCTAGGCAGCTTCCGGAACCCTCACAACAACTGCGACCAGCGCAACAACTACGACTATCACAGCGGAAATTATCGTTACAATTTCTACAATTACTCATTATAATCCCCTCCTGTTAAGGTGTGGTGTTTTAATTCTTTGCATATAAGTATTCTGTACAGGATTTAAAACAGAATATATAAAGAAACTTTGAATTCTTTATACCCTATAATATGTATTGAGTGACAAGTTTGTCAGAAAACGAATTAGTATGAAAGCAGTGTTTAAAATTGAGTCCAATCGGTGTACTGATCGGAAGTAAGCGTATCATAACAAGCAAACTGCACCCTTTGTTAAGGACATATTAAAAGAGGGTGTTGTAGATATGGTGTAATAAAATAAACACATAGTCAAGGGAATATTGTGAAAGGTAGTCTGCGCTATAGCAAGAAGGAACTTTGATAAAGTATTTAAAATTGTTGCAGTAAAACTTTTTCATAAAGATGGTATGTCTGTTTCAGAAATGCCAAAGGAACTTTTCATTCATTATAGTTCTTTATATCGTTGGATAAGTGAACCTGAAGAATACGAATAAAGTGCGTTCCAGAACGTGGAACCGCGCTTTATTTGTATCAGTATGAAATCAAAAACGAGCACAAGAAAACCTGAAACTTCGTAAATAGCTTGAACTATTAACAAATTCCGGGCCTTCTAAAGAAGAATACATAAGATTTTGTTATAACAAAGAACATCAAAATTCTTTAAACATCAAGAAGGCTTTCAAAACTTTAAATGCATCAAGAACTGGTTAATATAAATTCTTAAATCATAAGTAATGGAAAAGAGACGTTGAAAATCAAATGCTTAGCCAAGAGATCAAACGAGTTTTTAAGAACGTATAGATAGATATGATTCTTTACGTATAGCGAACGTATTGGTTCAGCAAAGCCTGAACATTAATCGAAATCAAATTTCAAGACTTATATGGCTTATGGGCCTTTGCCCAAAAAGCCCATGTTATTGTTACAAAAAATATAATCAAACCTAAAACCACCAAAAAATATTCATAGTAAAATCAGAAAACTATGAGCTATTGCCCCTGGGATCCCTTACATGAGGTTCATATGATGCTGATGTAATAGATAAATCCGGCATATATTGATACATTACCATAATGTACTTATTCTCCATTTTTTCTTTGTATCTGGCTCGGCGCATAGCCGGTGCGTTTTTTGAATAAACGGCTGAAATGAAGCGGATCCGCATACCCCACAGCATCCGCAGCCTGGGTCACAGTACACCCCTGCTCCCGCAGAAGCTTAGCAGCCACATTAATCCTGTAATCTATGAGAAAATCAATGGGCCGGCATTGTGTGTATTTATAAAAAAGATAGGAAAGCTGTGATTTGCTTTTCCCGATATAATTTGCCAAATCCTCCATTGTCAGTGCATTCCTGTAGTTATCTTCTATATAGTCCACAAGCTCTTTCACAATATGGTAATCTTCGGCAGCATTATCCTTCTCACCGTTGAAGAAAATGTTCTGAAAAACCTGGCGGGACAGCAATTGCTTTTGAAGAATGGAATGAATATCTATCTGTTCATTGGCATCGGCCAGTTCTTGCAAAACCGGTAAAACAGCAGGCAAATCAATGGGCATGAAAAACAATAAATTACTGCTTATCTGATGGTAATAAATATTGATATGAGTAAACGGATTATCCCCTAAAACGTGAAAAGTAAGCTGACACCCAGGGCAGCCATGCACCATTGTCCCTGGCTTTGCATTAAAGCATTTATCATCGAACCTTATCTCTGCTTCTCCCTCAAGGGGAAAGATAAATGCTCCGTGTATGGTTTGGTAAGAGGTAGGCTTGTCCGATGGGTATTTCACAAACTTTATTACATTATTCACACGGAACGGGGAAAGCCGATAAGCCTGTTTCAGTATATTCAGAGCAGTTTGAGCCTCCATTTGATCCATCCTTTCTTTCCATATGGTAATAGGGAAACCACCGCATAAGGACAGACTGTTCCTTTGCGGTGTTTTCCCAAATAGGTTTTAATTCGTATGTGTTTATGCTTGTTATGGGAACCTCTCATCCAAGTAAGCCAGTGCCCCGGATAATTTCAGAGGTATATTTTCATGATGACCATAAGAATTCCACTGCATTTCTATATTGCCCTGGGGCAAATGATTCAGGAGTGCTTCATAAGTCTCTTTTGTTGCCTGTGCAGCATTTCTTTTAATATCATGGGCATCTTTCCCTTCATCTTCTCCTGAAGAAAGAAATACGGACACGTTTTTGTTGACCGGAGCATTTTTTTTCACAAACTCAGCCCATTCCGGATACCAGAAGGAACCCGAAATTGAAACAACATGATCAAAAACATCTGTCTTATACAAAGTATATATCCCAAACAGCCCGCCAAGGGAGTGTCCCAATAATGCTGTCTTGGCAGGAGGTACATTGCCAAACAGTTCCTTATTAACGCTTGGAATGAGAACCTTCTCCAAATAATCCAGATATTCCTCTCCCTTGCCTCCGAAATCGGCAAAGCGTTCATGAAGCGCTTTGGCAGGCCAGGGTGTATACTGGGACAGCCGGTTCAAAGGCGGCACTCCGACTAAAAGAAAGGGGTATGATTTCTTTTCTTCCGGAATTTTTTCCAGTGCCTGGAAAATGAGGTCTGCATCCAGCGCATATACAACCGGACAACTGCTTGTTCCGGAAGAAAAGCCGGGTGGCACCAACAGTTCCAAGTCTCTCCCTGCTGCATGAATTGTTTCCATTTGTTCCACCTTAATTAGTTATAGAGGAAGTCTGAAAGTTCTTCCAACGTATCGAAGTTACGCACACCATAGTCCATAAAAGCATCATAGGGTATTTCAATGATCCTGTTATTTACGACAGCCGGTATTGATGCCAGTACTTCTTCATTTTTTATACTTTCTACAGCCTTTGCATCATTTTCCGCATTGCGGTCCGCGGTAATATAAATAATAACATCTGGATTTGCTTCTACAAGGTTTTCCAATGTTAGATTGGAACCGCCCTTATCCATGACATTTACACAATTTAATGCGGAAAGCATTCCATTTTGCAGTTTCGCATTTGCACCGAAAACCACAAATGTTCCTTCCTTATAAGTTGCCATAACCAACACACGAAACGTTTTGTCTCCAGCTGAAGCCGCAACCTTTTCTGAAACTGTGTTGAAACGCTTTGTCAGGTTTTCGGCATATGCATTTGCTTTATCCTGAACATCAAAAATTTCACCCAGGGCAGTTACGTCATCAATAATATTCTTCATGGAAACATCCGTGCTCATATCACTTGCTTTTTGTGCATAAACGTTGATCCCCAGCTCATTTAGTTCCGGAATGGAGCCAAAGGTACCCTCTGCAAACGTTGCGCTGCGTCCGATAATAACATCCGGCTGGGCTGCCGCAATTACCTCTTTGCTGATGGTCATCTTATCACCCAGAATGTCCAGTGAATCATACAGTTCTTTCCACTCCTCTCCCGGTGCATTGTCAATGGCTATTGTGCCCCCAATCTTGTCTGAAAGACCTAAGTTGTAAAGCAGTTCTATGGATGATGCATTGGCTGTAACAACTCTGTCCGGAGCCTTGTTATATGTCTGCCCTATGGTGACAAAGTCACTGCCTTTTGTTTCTACCGTAATCGGATACCCGGTATTCACGCTACCGCTTTGTGAAACTTCTGACGAAGGGGAGGACGTACTTTGTGGGGCAGCAGTAACCTGAGAGTTATCCCCCTTTGGACTGCATCCGCTTAAAATTGCTCCTAAAATCATAGTACCTGCTGTAAAAGCCGCCATGTTCTTTCTCATCCTGTTATTTTTCATTTCTTACTCCTTTTTTAATCAATCGGATATTCGCAATCCGCTTCGCTGCTTAATGAGGTTAAATTTGTCATGTTACACAAGCGGAAAATAGCTGATTGCCATTCCTGCCTGACTGTCCTCTGTTATCTTACAATCCACCCCATAAATCCGGCGTACCATTTCGCGGTCAATAATCTCTTTGGGTGATCCATAGGAATCAATCATCCCTTTGTTCAAAATGTAAATGGCATCGCAATATTGTGCTGCCAAAGATAAATCATGAAGGGCTGCCAAAACGTTAATACCTAAATTTTTGATAATACTTAAAATCTGCAGCTGATATGTAATATCCAGGTGATTTGTGGGCTCGTCCAAAATAAGAAGGGACGGCTGCTGTGCCAGCGCCCGCGCCAAAACAATCCGCTGCTTTTCTCCTCCTGACAAGGTGGCAAAACTTCGTTTTGCATAGCTTTCCATACCTACCTTTGCTAAAGAATCCGCCACAAGATCCCGGTCCTTCTGCTTCTCCCTTTCCAAGGCACCCAGGTGAGGGGAACGCCCCAGCATAACAATTTCTTCAACCGTTAAATCAAAATTTATATTGTTGAACTGCCCTACGACTGCCATTTCCCGGGCCAATGCTTTTGGCTTGTAGCTTTGCAATGGCTTATCATCCAGCATTACCACACCGTCAGATGCCTTTTGCATACGGTATACCGTTTTAAGCAGCGTGGATTTCCCACTGCCGTTAGGCCCTAAAACACCAATAAATTTTCCATTTTTAACCTCCAGGGATACTCCTTTTAAAATCTCATTTGCCGCTAAATGAACTTTTAAGTCCCGTACAGTAACATCCATTCTCAAACCTCACTAACCAAAACGGTAATGCCGTTTTATTAAAATATAGGCAAAAAACGGTGCGCCAATCATAGATGTTACAATTCCAATGGCAAGCTCCCCATTGGGTATTACAACTCTTGCCAGCGCATCCGCCCAAACCAGAAATATTCCGCCCAGCAAAACCGTAACAGGCAGCAGGCGGCGATGGTCCGCTCCCACTACAGCTCTTGCAATATGCGGAATCATAAGCCCCACAAAGCCGATCACACCACAGGCAGAGACCAATACGCCGGTTAAAAGAGCCGCCGCTGCCATATACAGCTTTCTGTAAAAGCTGAGATTTACGCCCAAGGTAGATGCCGCCTCATCACCGAGCAGCATGGTATTTAAAGTCCGGTACTGGCTGAGAAAAAACATGCAGCTGGCAGCCACAACGCAGCTGGGCAAAATAAGGTTATTCCAGCTTCCCCGGGTCAGGGATCCCATTGTCCAGAATTTTATGCTTAACATACCGTTTCCATCGCCGGCTACTGAAATAATAAAATTTGAAAAAGAGGTGCATATGGCATTAATAATAGTTCCGGAAAGAATCAGCTTGCCTGATGTGGCCTGTCCGCCCACAGAGGCCAGGAATAAAACCGCACCGGTAGCTCCCACTGCTCCCAAAAAAGCCAGCAGGGATACCGAAGATATGCTGCCGATGAACGGAATCGCGGTACCGATAAAAACCGCAATCGTAGCTCCCAGCGACGCTCCGGAAGATATCCCCAGAATATACGGCTCTGCCAGAGGATTTTGTACTGTTGCCTGCATGACTGATCCACACAGTGCAAGACCGGCACCTGCGGCAACACCAAGCAAAACTCTGGGAAAGCGGATTTTCCATATGATGGAAGCATTGGCGCTCTTTAAAATTTCACCTGTTCCCTGCCTTTCTATACCAAACAGGCGGTTCATAATGATGGCATATGTATCAGTAAGGGATATGTGTACCGCACCAAGCCCAAGAGCCAAAAATACTGACAGAATGAGGGCGGCACATAAAAGAGCAACAACCAGCCTGAAAGGAAATGACTTTTTATTATTTACGGAACTGAATTTTACCTTTTTCAAAACAGGCCTCCTACTTTTTGTTAGGCAAAACTAACTGCCAGGTTATTATACATAATTTTAGCCTTTGATACAATGGGGAATAATTTAATACCATGGACAATTATTAAAAAACGATACTATGTCAATCCGGACCAATGCTTTAAAAGAGAACAGCGGCCTTGGTTTATCCAAGACCGCCCTTTGGCTTTATTATGTCGTTTTTCATGTAATCTTCCAGATGTCACAGAAGCATTTTAAATTTCCCCTGCCTTGCAGCTTTCTGAATTGCCCATTAATCTATAAGTGAATATATCAGGATGCTTTCAACCTTTTTATCTTTTATATGAAAGCTCATCACATCCACATAATTAACCGGTTCATACCGGAAATCATCCTCTTGGTCACTCAATTCACCTCCCATTAAATTCCCTTCAGGATAAGCCTCTTTAAGCTTTTCAAAGCTATCTCCGACTTTGATATTTCTTACTGTAGGATATTGGGGGTCAGTGATTTCAATACGAAAGATAAATGACTTCTTATCTTCGGCCGCATCAATGGTTTTTATAACAAGACCAGGATATTGGTACTGTTTTTCTGTCAATCCGTTCAGCTGATCCATGTTTAAACCATCGTCCTCAGAATAAGTATGAGATTTAATCTCATCTGCCTTTCCCAGCATACTCTCAATTTTCTGATCATCTGCAATGTCTGAAATGGCAATGGTATTCTCTTTGTACACAAATGCCAGCTGTTTTAGAACAACATTTCCGCTCTTTTCAACCGTGCCTTCTTTTATTATTTCTTCGGAACCATCCGTTGAACTGTCCTCTACAGTCTCAGCCGATGTACCAGCCTGGGTTTCGCCAGCGGAATTAGTTGGTGTGTCGGTTGGCGTATCTGTTAATGCATTTCCTGGTGATTTACCACACCCTCCTAAAACCATTCCGCAAAATACAAAAGATATGGCCATTATAGCCATTTTTCTAAATACCTTCATTGTTATTCCTCCTTCAAATATTTTAAGTCTATTTATTTCTGTCTCAGTGTGATTATAAATGAAAGTTTTATTAGAGTAATAACAAACTTGTATCATTCTTGTAACATTATGCTAATGGAAGCAAAAGTGACACACTAGTCCCGACTCCAATCTCACTTTCTATTATTAACCGGCCTTTAAATTTCTCTACGATCTCTTTACAAAGAGATAGCCCCAGCCCAGAACCATTTGCAAAATTCGAATTTCCAGCCCTGTAAAATCTTTCCTGGACAAGGGAAAGGTCACTCTTATGAATGCCAATGCCCTGATCACTTATCTTTATAACTGCTGTATTTTGATCAATAGAAGTCTCTACTCTGATGTGTCCTCCTTTATCAGAGTATTTTATTGCATTATCCAGAATATTTGCAATTGCGTGTGTCATCAATATTTTATTAACGTTGGCCCAAGCTCCTTTTACCAAATCTGCTTTTATTGATATTTCTCTCTTTTCCGCTTTTGGCTTCATCTCCTCAATAACATGATAAGTTAATTCCGCTAAATCTTCCTTATCCGTGTTAAGCTCCGGTGCTGCATTATCAAATTTGGAAAGGGTCAAAAGCTCATTGATGAGCTTTGTAAGTCGTTCCGATTCATTTACCAGATGGAAGTATATCTTTTTTAAGTCTTTATCCTCATTTTCTCCCTCGTATAAATATTGAGAAAATCCCCGAATTGCGGCAAGGGGTGTCTTCAGCTCGTGAGAAACATTGGAAATAAACTGCTTTTGATACTGTATATAGTCGTTTAATTTAATACCCATCTGGTTTAATCCTGCTGCAAGCATCCCA of the Lacrimispora indolis DSM 755 genome contains:
- a CDS encoding MFS transporter; this translates as MVNGMGSNIEKLSKSRHQLKTVVMLGSFAFGLMSFVLPIYSKKIGGDALSIGGLFSIFSLVTLLLRPVIGKGTDKYGRKVFFVAAFFFYGLSMLLFSYSTNILMLYMSRFVQAIGASFMWISAYSIAIDTAEDEKKGAAIGQVDGASSKGSFYGALIGFTLMGNFTLMSGWSILFKGYAVLSIAAGYIAYRHIPETKSFGHEPADCGSSEWNHGFVKLLLVVFFSAISISMVSPLLMIYLQEKFTTDVGELAAAFVPAAVVYGFLPGKLGKVSDKFGRIMPLVIGLIASGIVSLCFPGVHSMKLLVVLWVLESIGVVLASPAEKALVADMAGENIRGSAYGMYLFAASLGAVIGPLMGGWLYDTFGYGFPFYVNGITLLLDAILAIILLGQYRKNVPNKN
- a CDS encoding FMN-binding protein, which translates into the protein MGKKIIIVTILLAIMAGVGFLADYLLSVQRYKDMIANITYVNVNASDVPDGTYIGDYDAGFISAKVEVAVENGMITNITLLEHHNERGKSAEGIVNEIVAKQKIDVDAVSGATNSSIVIKKAVDNALSNVNSYPALD
- a CDS encoding TetR/AcrR family transcriptional regulator, with amino-acid sequence MKSEKTKERIVEQTIELIQESNGLTENITIRKIAEKSNVGLGLINHYFGTKEKLIEECVQGIISGVIGAFRPNYTEEEDCVAATKRVAKQVMDFLMDNPEISKVSILGDLKQPEERDNTMGTVYGFGSRLSGGNMQNFHKINSFMITAVMQVAFLRKDILRLTLGIDLNDKVQRDVFIDDLIEKFQ
- a CDS encoding collagen-like protein; the encoded protein is MSNCRNCNDNFRCDSRSCCAGRSCCEGSGSCLGPTGPTGPTGPQGPTGPTGPGPIGATGPTGPTGPIGLTGATGPIGLTGDTGPTGPTGPTGLTGPIGLTGDPGPIGPTGPIGLTGDPGPTGPIGLTGDTGPIGPTGPTGDTGPIGPTGSTGDTGPTGPTGPTGVTGPTGPIGDTGPTGPIGLTGDTGPTGPTGDTGPTGPIGLTGETGPTGPTGPTGPSGLTGDTGPTGPIGDIGPTGPTGPIGDTGPTGPIGLTGDTGPIGDTGPTGPTGPAGDTGPTGPIGLTGDTGPTGPIGLTGDTGPTGPTGPTGDTGPTGPIGLTGDTGPTGPTGPTGDTGLTGADGVTGPTGPPGQPAQLSGIQVQYIITSTETINDGDLIPFNQLIDSNGTYINFNASTGELILQQPGSYYVNWWAAVGGSPIAITFSLALQVNGVVHSNSSSIINSEQISGSDFLSITTTPAVITLNNVTGNEIFFFELLATANLSIIYLEV
- a CDS encoding transposase; its protein translation is MARRNFDKVFKIVAVKLFHKDGMSVSEMPKELFIHYSSLYRWISEPEEYE
- a CDS encoding helix-turn-helix domain-containing protein, whose product is MEAQTALNILKQAYRLSPFRVNNVIKFVKYPSDKPTSYQTIHGAFIFPLEGEAEIRFDDKCFNAKPGTMVHGCPGCQLTFHVLGDNPFTHINIYYHQISSNLLFFMPIDLPAVLPVLQELADANEQIDIHSILQKQLLSRQVFQNIFFNGEKDNAAEDYHIVKELVDYIEDNYRNALTMEDLANYIGKSKSQLSYLFYKYTQCRPIDFLIDYRINVAAKLLREQGCTVTQAADAVGYADPLHFSRLFKKRTGYAPSQIQRKNGE
- a CDS encoding alpha/beta hydrolase gives rise to the protein METIHAAGRDLELLVPPGFSSGTSSCPVVYALDADLIFQALEKIPEEKKSYPFLLVGVPPLNRLSQYTPWPAKALHERFADFGGKGEEYLDYLEKVLIPSVNKELFGNVPPAKTALLGHSLGGLFGIYTLYKTDVFDHVVSISGSFWYPEWAEFVKKNAPVNKNVSVFLSSGEDEGKDAHDIKRNAAQATKETYEALLNHLPQGNIEMQWNSYGHHENIPLKLSGALAYLDERFP
- a CDS encoding ABC transporter substrate-binding protein; translated protein: MKNNRMRKNMAAFTAGTMILGAILSGCSPKGDNSQVTAAPQSTSSPSSEVSQSGSVNTGYPITVETKGSDFVTIGQTYNKAPDRVVTANASSIELLYNLGLSDKIGGTIAIDNAPGEEWKELYDSLDILGDKMTISKEVIAAAQPDVIIGRSATFAEGTFGSIPELNELGINVYAQKASDMSTDVSMKNIIDDVTALGEIFDVQDKANAYAENLTKRFNTVSEKVAASAGDKTFRVLVMATYKEGTFVVFGANAKLQNGMLSALNCVNVMDKGGSNLTLENLVEANPDVIIYITADRNAENDAKAVESIKNEEVLASIPAVVNNRIIEIPYDAFMDYGVRNFDTLEELSDFLYN
- a CDS encoding ABC transporter ATP-binding protein — its product is MDVTVRDLKVHLAANEILKGVSLEVKNGKFIGVLGPNGSGKSTLLKTVYRMQKASDGVVMLDDKPLQSYKPKALAREMAVVGQFNNINFDLTVEEIVMLGRSPHLGALEREKQKDRDLVADSLAKVGMESYAKRSFATLSGGEKQRIVLARALAQQPSLLILDEPTNHLDITYQLQILSIIKNLGINVLAALHDLSLAAQYCDAIYILNKGMIDSYGSPKEIIDREMVRRIYGVDCKITEDSQAGMAISYFPLV
- a CDS encoding FecCD family ABC transporter permease, which translates into the protein MKKVKFSSVNNKKSFPFRLVVALLCAALILSVFLALGLGAVHISLTDTYAIIMNRLFGIERQGTGEILKSANASIIWKIRFPRVLLGVAAGAGLALCGSVMQATVQNPLAEPYILGISSGASLGATIAVFIGTAIPFIGSISSVSLLAFLGAVGATGAVLFLASVGGQATSGKLILSGTIINAICTSFSNFIISVAGDGNGMLSIKFWTMGSLTRGSWNNLILPSCVVAASCMFFLSQYRTLNTMLLGDEAASTLGVNLSFYRKLYMAAAALLTGVLVSACGVIGFVGLMIPHIARAVVGADHRRLLPVTVLLGGIFLVWADALARVVIPNGELAIGIVTSMIGAPFFAYILIKRHYRFG